In Thamnophis elegans isolate rThaEle1 unplaced genomic scaffold, rThaEle1.pri scaffold_42_arrow_ctg1, whole genome shotgun sequence, one genomic interval encodes:
- the LOC116523545 gene encoding lymphocyte-specific protein 1-like — protein sequence MKKTQAPLPVSKIDDKLEQYTQAVEISSKTPKPVRQPSIDLPTNSAAVASIKSLWETGEMAQASAKSMPCKDIVAGDIVNIRSLWEQKENPQTDANSKVKIPGKKYKYVATGHGQYKRVPIEDGARAK from the exons ATGAAGAAGACCCAAGCACCACTTCCAGTTTCCAAGATTGATGATAAACTTGAGCAATACACTCAAGCCGTTGAG ATCTCCAGCAAAACTCCGAAGCCAGTGCGCCAACCTTCCATTGACCTTCCTACCAATAGTGCCGCAGTGGCCAGCATAAAAAGCCTCTGGGAGACTGGTGAAATGGCTCAGGCATCTGCAAAATCAATGCCCTGCAag GACATTGTGGCTGGAGACATTGTGAACATAAGAAGCCTTTGGGAGCAAAAGGAGAACCCCCAAACAGATGCAAATTCTAAG GTCAAGATTCCTGGCAAGAAATATAAGTATGTGGCAACTGGACATGGACAGTACAAAAGGGTGCCAATAGAAGATGGGGCGAGGGCAAAATAG
- the LOC116523547 gene encoding LOW QUALITY PROTEIN: prelamin-A/C-like (The sequence of the model RefSeq protein was modified relative to this genomic sequence to represent the inferred CDS: inserted 3 bases in 2 codons) has product MNRGLQVKVEEKFRRVKLQMAADLRRMKGSQGEHDQLDPLPNMLQQRNGEIEEMKVKPLEKPMVNNCQSPSCLPGGLLGRLFPPDPIAASFPFRKAKKEGDLLAAQARLEDVEALLNSKEAALHTALGEKRNLEAEVRDLRGQLAKLEGALADIKKQLQDEMLWQMDAENRLQSLKEELXFQKNIYSEELRESKRRHETRLVETDNGRQREFENKLADALQDLRGQHEAQVRLYKDELETTYAAKLENAKQSAERNSSLAGTAHEELQQTRIRIDSLSAQLSQLQKQLAAKEAKLRDLEDSLAWERDTSRXEKEREMARISAGTAVALEKGGRGEEAELSLDKLTMFYSNSGRT; this is encoded by the exons ATGAATCGAGGTCTTCAAGTTAAAGTTGAAGAAAAGTTTCGAAGAGTCAAG CTGCAGATGGCTGCAGATCTTCGAAGAATGAAAGGTTCACAGGGAGAACATGACCAGCTGGACCCTTTGCCCAACATGCTTCAACAAAGAAATGGTGAAATAGaagaaatgaaagtgaaaccATTAGAAAAACCAATG gtgaataactgccaAAGTCCATCTTGCCTTCCGGGGGGGCTGCTGGGAAGGCTCTTTCCTCCTGACCCCATCGCCGCTTCTTTCCCTTTCAGGAAGGCCAAGAAGGAAGGAGACCTGCTCGCTGcccaggcccgcctggaggatgtggaggcccTACTCAACTCCAAGGAGGCTGCGCTCCACACCGCCTTGGGGGAGAAGCGCAACCTGGAGGCTGAAGTCCGTGACCTCAGAGGCCAGCTGGCCAAG TTGGAGGGAGCCTTGGCCGACATCAAGAAGCAGCTTCAGGATGAAATGCTGTGGCAGATGGATGCGGAGAACAGGCTGCAGAGCCTGAAGGAGGAGC gattccagaaaaacatctacagTGAG GAGCTCCGTGAGAGCAAACGCCGCCACGAGACGCGCCTGGTGGAGACCGACAACGGGCGCCAGCGGGAGTTCGAGAACAAGCTGGCCGATGCGCTGCAGGACCTCCGTGGGCAGCACGAGGCCCAGGTCAGGCTCTACAAGGATGAGCTGGAGACGACCTATGCAGCCAAG CTGGAAAACGCCAAGCAGTCGGCCGAGAGGAACAGCAGCCTGGCTGGGACGGCTCACGAGGAGCTTCAGCAGACACGGATTCGCATCGACAGCCTCTCcgcccagctcagccagctgcaGAAGCAG ctggcAGCCAAGGAGGCAAAGCTGCGGGACCTGGAGGATTCCCTGGCCTGGGAGCGGGATACCAGCCG GGAGAAGGAGCGGGAGATGGCCCGGATCTCCGCTGGCACTGCAGTGGctctggagaagggaggaagaggggaagaagcaGAGCTAAGTTTGGATAAATTAACAATGTTTTACTCAAATTCAGGAAGAACGTAA